CCGGCTACCGCTGGGCCTTGAAATCGCGGTTGTTCGACCTTGTCGTTCAGCTCCTTCGCTCTCAGGCTGTCGAGCGCGAGTCCGAACCGGAAGCCGTTTGCGCGCCGCACGGCAAGTTCGCCTGCATCGAGCGGGTCTGCGCTTATTTGGAGGACCATTACGACGAGAACGTGAACATTTCGCAGATTGCCGACCACGTCAAGTTCAACAAGTTTTATTTGTGCAAGCTGTTCAAGGAGATGCGCGGCGTAACGCTGCTCGATTATTTGAACCGTCTCCGGATTACGAAGGCCGAATGGGCGCTGCTGAGCAGCGGGGATTCCATACTGGACATCGCGGTGCAGCACGGCTTCAACAACCTCGGTTCCTTCAACCGCCTGTTTAAGAAATATAACGGCTGCACCCCTTCCCAGTTCCGCAAGCGCAACGGCATGGACAGCGCAATATTTGAACGATGAAAGCCAATATCCGGTGAGCGCGATCCCGCACCGATTGGATAGCATGAGTATATGTAAGCGGTTACGAAATGCCGGCTGCACGGAATCGAAATCTTTGGAAGAAGGACGGGTGCGAATGAGAAGCATGAAAATCGCCGTTTCCCTGATGCTGAGTCTTCTGGCCGTCATCATCGTTTTGGCCGGCTGCACGCAGGTGGGAGCCAAAGCGGATACCCGCCGGGAAATTACGGTCTGGAGCTTTACCGACGAGGCGAAGTACGCCATCCAGAAATTCGAGCAGAAATATCCGGACATCAAGGTGAATTTCGTCAATATCCCGGGCACGTTCTACATTACGAAGCTGAAATCGGCGCTTCAGACCGCATCCAAGGCACCGGACGTGTTCATGATCGAGAACGGCAATATCCGCGAAATGATCGACGTGCCGTATCTTGAAAATTTGTCCGCGCCGCCCTACAACGCGAATGCGCTGCTTCCGCAGCAGTATCCGTTCGTGCAGGCGAACGAGAAGGACTCCGAAGGCAACGTCAGGGCGCTCGGCTACCAGGCGACGCCGGGGGGCATTTATTACCGCCGGGATTTGGCCAAGCAGTATTTGGGCACCGACGATCCCGATCAAGTGAGCAAGATGATCGATACGTGGGATAAAATTTTCGACATCGGCGAACGGGTCCAGAAGGAAAGCGGGGGTAAAATTCACGCGCTGGCCAACTGGAACGCGATCACGATCTCCTACGACAATTTGCCGTGGGTGAAAGGGAACAAGCTCGTGTTCGACGATTCCTACCTGCACATGCTCGATCTGGTGCGCGAAGCAAGGCAGCGGCACGTTTTCGCCGAGCTCGATAACGGCAGCGCGGGCTATGCGGCTTCGATGCAGAAGGGCGAGGTCATGTTCTATCCGGGCGCGAGCTGGGCGCTGCAGTATACGTTCAAGGCGAACGCCCCGGACACGTCCGGCAAATGGGGGCTTGCCCACGGGCCGACCTCATTCAGCTCGGGCGGGACGTACATTGCGATGTACAGCAAAAGCGACAAGAAGGACCTGGCCTGGAAGTTTATCTCCTTTTATAATTTCGACCATCAATTTCTGACCGAGCTTTCGCACGATCAGGACTATTTTACGAGCAATATGGTGGTGGACGATCAGCTGGCGCAGACGGTGACGTCGGATTTTCTCGGCGGACAAAAGCACTTCGAATTTTTCTCCGAGGAAGCGAAGAAGGTGCCGAGCTACAACCGGACCAAATACGACAACGTCATCATCAACGATATTTACAAAAACGTGCTGCAGCTGTACCTGAACAACAAGATCGCGACGAAGGACCAAGCCGTGAAGAGAATTAAACGGGACGTCAAGCTGCGGTTCCCCGAGCTCGACGTCGATTAACAGGGGGTGCGGAGGATGTTTGCCAAAACGATACGCAAAAATCATTACGGGTATCTGTTTATCACGCCGTATTTTATCATTTTCCTTCTCTTCGGGCTGTATCCGATCCTGTACTCGCTCTATCTCAGCTTTACGAACTGGGACGGCATCGGCACGCCGGTGCTTGTGGGGCTCGGCAATTACATTGCCGTCGTGCAGGACCCGCTGTTTTACAAAACGCTGCTGAACACCTTGTTCATCTGGGGCGTCTCCGTCATTCCCCAGCTGACCGTGTCGCTCGTGCTCGCCTTTATCCTGAACGACAAATTGCTGAAAGGAAGGGACATCTTCCGGGCCGTCTATTTCTTTCCGAATATCGTGACGGCGGCATCGCTCGGCCTGCTCGTCAGCCTTATCTTCGACTGGCAGTCGGGAGGACTGAACCATTTCCTGGTGGAGAGCGGCATCGTGAGCCAGCCGATTAACTGGAAGGTCAATCCGTGGTTCATGCGGCTGATCGTGTCGGCCATCCTGTTTTTCCAGTATTTCGGCTATTCGATGGTTATTTATCTCGCAGGGCTGCAGGGGATCGATCCCGCGCTGCACGAGGCCGCCCAGATTGACGGGGCGACGAAGAAGGATATTTTTTTCCGGATTATCGTGCCGATGCTGCGCCCGATCATTCTGTTCCAGATGATCACCTCGACGATCGGCGGGATTCAAATTTTCGACCAGCCGTTTACGCTGACGAACGGCACCGGCGATCCGGACCGCGCCGCGATGACGAGCATCATGTACCTGTACAACGTCGCGTTCCAGAGCACCCGGTACGGGTACGGCGCCGCCATCGCATTTTGCCTGTTCATCATCATCATTCTGCTGTCCGTAACATCGTTTGTGCTGACAAACCGAAAAACGGCCTAAGGGCGAGGAGGCGAATTCCATGGAAGCGGTTAAGCAGGCAAGCCAGGAGCAGGTGTACGCTGCGGCGCGGGAGGGACGCCGCCGGCTGACGGCCGGCAAAGTGCTGCTGTATGTTATCCTCATCGCGATCGCCGTCGTTTGTATCATTCCGTTCTACCTGATGCTCATTTATTCGACCCACAGCAACGCGGAAATCGCGTCGTCGTTCATTTTTTTGCCCGGCTCCTCCCTGATCGCCAACTACGTCAACATGGCATCGAAAATCAACATATGGCGAGGGTTTCTGAACAGCTTCTTCATCGCCGGCTCCTCGACGGTGCTGACCCTGTACATCGGGGCGCTGACGGCCTACGGCTTTGCCAAGTACCGGTTCCGTTTTCGCAACCAGCTGTTCCTGTTCATCCTGGGCACGATGATGGTGCCGGGGCAGCTGGCGCTGATCGGGCTGTACCGGCTGTTCAGCACCTACGGGATGCTCGACAGCTACTCGGCGCTTATTTTGCCGGCGGCGGCGAGCGCGTTTAACGTTTTTTTCATCAAGCAGTTTATGGACAACAGCGTGCCCGACGAAATCATCGAATCCTCCCGCGTGGACGGGGCCGGGGAGTTCCGGACGTTCAACCAGATCATCCTGCCGATTCTCGCGCCCGCCGTGTCGGCGCTCGGCATTTTTCACTTCATCGGCTCGTGGAACAATTTTCTCACCCCGCTCGTGCTGTTTTTCTCGCTGAACAAGTAT
This genomic window from Paenibacillus humicola contains:
- a CDS encoding ABC transporter substrate-binding protein, translating into MRSMKIAVSLMLSLLAVIIVLAGCTQVGAKADTRREITVWSFTDEAKYAIQKFEQKYPDIKVNFVNIPGTFYITKLKSALQTASKAPDVFMIENGNIREMIDVPYLENLSAPPYNANALLPQQYPFVQANEKDSEGNVRALGYQATPGGIYYRRDLAKQYLGTDDPDQVSKMIDTWDKIFDIGERVQKESGGKIHALANWNAITISYDNLPWVKGNKLVFDDSYLHMLDLVREARQRHVFAELDNGSAGYAASMQKGEVMFYPGASWALQYTFKANAPDTSGKWGLAHGPTSFSSGGTYIAMYSKSDKKDLAWKFISFYNFDHQFLTELSHDQDYFTSNMVVDDQLAQTVTSDFLGGQKHFEFFSEEAKKVPSYNRTKYDNVIINDIYKNVLQLYLNNKIATKDQAVKRIKRDVKLRFPELDVD
- a CDS encoding carbohydrate ABC transporter permease, which codes for MEAVKQASQEQVYAAAREGRRRLTAGKVLLYVILIAIAVVCIIPFYLMLIYSTHSNAEIASSFIFLPGSSLIANYVNMASKINIWRGFLNSFFIAGSSTVLTLYIGALTAYGFAKYRFRFRNQLFLFILGTMMVPGQLALIGLYRLFSTYGMLDSYSALILPAAASAFNVFFIKQFMDNSVPDEIIESSRVDGAGEFRTFNQIILPILAPAVSALGIFHFIGSWNNFLTPLVLFFSLNKYPLPVLVALVQGYYGMDYGLLYLGVAISILPIIIVFAIFSRQIIGSVAVGAVKG
- a CDS encoding AraC family transcriptional regulator yields the protein MEIGLIDDEFPIRVVHTGSRFHFGAHWHEEVELVYVSEDRGRVGVNSRTYELSKGDLLLIKPGDIHSFLPGTGELIIVVFRLRYLACGFTAERDLQDLHRLFAKTAVVPAEQAGQAKLSDIMKAILLENETREAGYRWALKSRLFDLVVQLLRSQAVERESEPEAVCAPHGKFACIERVCAYLEDHYDENVNISQIADHVKFNKFYLCKLFKEMRGVTLLDYLNRLRITKAEWALLSSGDSILDIAVQHGFNNLGSFNRLFKKYNGCTPSQFRKRNGMDSAIFER
- a CDS encoding carbohydrate ABC transporter permease, producing the protein MFAKTIRKNHYGYLFITPYFIIFLLFGLYPILYSLYLSFTNWDGIGTPVLVGLGNYIAVVQDPLFYKTLLNTLFIWGVSVIPQLTVSLVLAFILNDKLLKGRDIFRAVYFFPNIVTAASLGLLVSLIFDWQSGGLNHFLVESGIVSQPINWKVNPWFMRLIVSAILFFQYFGYSMVIYLAGLQGIDPALHEAAQIDGATKKDIFFRIIVPMLRPIILFQMITSTIGGIQIFDQPFTLTNGTGDPDRAAMTSIMYLYNVAFQSTRYGYGAAIAFCLFIIIILLSVTSFVLTNRKTA